A genomic segment from Oncorhynchus keta strain PuntledgeMale-10-30-2019 chromosome 7, Oket_V2, whole genome shotgun sequence encodes:
- the LOC118386064 gene encoding uncharacterized protein LOC118386064 — protein sequence MKHFLLTIYLMVQCGYALCSLPAPVNVSIESLNFHHVLRWSAGPGTPPGTVYKIIRRGNHRQQVPHQTNVTSHRLDLKFPKEEYTFCVSAFHNLSESPVVETTFTPFTQTVIGSPILSLDGCGNCLEINITLLEIETIKKVYGKSLSFDIYWKRAGETKPQMTQTTHLAYMLENLEVGMVYCVRVYTRIITNLNTRSSGWKCAYTSVLEPNRVPAVVAGVSVVLIVSGVGLMVLTFGLLYTGFLCKLKTHQPRGLTALVEGHFLIPERTIPDLVSISSATEEQGKARRSKTHHDRENSNQAGEEEDDEEEEGGNNGYMDRAAGLSSDSSSSTTQSQDASGTNIALLDTAGHSMGLSSEVAAAEEEREAPVGVMVLGCQAQGEVTGEQARVISSFDGDRPRPLGLGGLGGEEEEEEEEEEEEKQREVKETSGNVDLFSVTLGALRREEEGECEAETDFLLEFSKQEQKPQLPIDSLQRNLRPGSMRSQSEIQEDTGLVLTLPKTVCTWIYSEYSNRHADSSTETHSGYLVTHTGTVQADNETEEEEEDFSGYMGH from the exons ATGAAACATTTCCTTCTGACTATTTATTTGATGGTGCAGTGTGGCTATG CCCTGTGCTCCCTCCCTGCTCCAGTCAATGTTTCCATAGAGTCCCTCAACTTCCACCATGTTCTACGCTGGAGCGCCGGTCCAGGTACACCTCCTGGGACCGTGTACAAGATCATCCGCAG AGGAAACCACAGGCAGCAAGTTCCACATCAAACCAACGTGACAAGTCATAGGCTGGATCTAAAGTTCCCCAAAGAAGAGTATACATTCTGTGTTTCGGCCTTCCACAACCTCTCAGAGTCACCCGTGGTCGAGACCACCTTCACCCCCTTCACACAGA CTGTTATTGGCTCTCCAATATTGTCTTTGGATGGATGTGGCAACTGCCTGGAAATCAACATCACACTGCTTGAGATAGAAACTATTAAAAAGGTCTATGGGAAATCATTATCTTTTGACATCTACtggaagagagcaggagagacaaag CCCCAAATGACCCAAACAACTCATTTAGCTTACATGCTGGAGAACTTGGAGGTGGGTATGGTGTACTGTGTGAGGGTGTACACAAGGATCATCACCAACCTCAACACACGGTCCTCTGGGTGGAAATGTGCTTACACCAGTGTTCTGGAGCCCAACAGAG tccctgctgtgGTAGCTGGAGTGTCTGTTGTCCTCATTGTGAGTGGGGTAGGTCTGATGGTTCTCACGTTTGGCCTGCTCTACACGGGGTTCCTGTGCAAGCTGAAGACTCATCAACCCAGAGGACTG ACTGCCCTGGTGGAGGGCCACTTCCTCATCCCAGAGCGGACGATCCCTGACTTGGTCTCTATATCTTCTGCGACAGAGGAACAAGGGAAGGCCCGCAGATCAAAAACACACCATGACAGAGAGAACTCTAACcaagcaggggaggaggaggatgatgaagaggaagaggggggaaaCAACGGCTACATGGACCGCGCTGCGGGGCTCtcctctgacagcagctccagCACCACACAGTCCCAGGATGCATCAGGGACCAACATAGCCCTCCTTGACACAGCAGGGCATTCTATGGGATTGAGTTCTGAGGTAGCTGCTGCTGAGGAGGAAAGGGAAGCCCCTGTGGGTGTGATGGTGCTAGGATGTCAGGCTCAGGGAGAGGTCACAGGTGAACAGGCGAGGGTCATTTCCAGCTTTGACGGAGACCGACCCAGACCTTTGGGACTTGGAGGgttgggtggagaggaggaggaggaggaggaggaggaggaggaggagaaacaaaGAGAGGTGAAGGAGACCTCTGGTAATGTCGATCTGTTCTCTGTGACTCTGGGGGCattgaggagggaagaggagggcgAGTGTGAAGCGGAGACAGACTTTCTGTTAGAATTTTCGAAACAGGAGCAGAAGCCTCAACTTCCCATCGACTCCTTACAGAGGAACTTACGACCGGGCAGCATGAGATCTCAGAGTGAGATACAGGAGGATACAGGCCTAGTACTGACACTGCCAAAGACAGTCTGCACATGGATATACTCTGAATATTCAAATAGACATGCTGACAgcagcacagagacacactctGGCTACCTTGTAACGCACACAGGCACTGTGCAGGCTGACAAtgagacagaagaggaagaggaagacttCTCAGGGTACATGGGACAttga